One Scomber scombrus chromosome 1, fScoSco1.1, whole genome shotgun sequence DNA segment encodes these proteins:
- the cdkl5 gene encoding cyclin-dependent kinase-like 5: MGLKTLSTGLKPNQETNELVAIKKFKDSEENEEVKETTLRELKMLRTLKQDNIVELKEAFRRRGKLYLVFEYVERNMLELLEELPTGAPPDKVRSYIYQLIKAINWCHKNEIVHRDIKPENLLISSEDVLKLCDFGFARNLSEGTDANYTEYVATRWYRSPELLLGAPYGKAVDMWSVGCILGELSDGQPLFPGESEIDQLFTIQKVLGPLPAEQMKLFYNNPRFHGIRFPSVTHPQTLERRYQGILSGLMLDLMKNLLLLNPTERYLTEQSLNHPAFQPLRQVERDRPSPASPNPPRSSKRKTHHHGENTVPTRSHNKTTSHRRSNSKECSSLPRHGDLHHLGNESFLNGNKPAPSSLSPTLHPKSQYMSQTLNRSVSSSKDLANNNLPHLLSPKEVKGKTEFDFSLGPSPKLSDQVHGAKYGHSKPSSSRSQQQQQASRHTFLEGKTNTLQSGGEKQHGRHSHSMADSAHGSMSSSSKSSASYLSLSKSHSALSDAKSVGNLSDGRLHPDDPNSNTTAGVGPGARFFPASCLDLNTPSGPPGPPGSPSTRHSDRSGHSPASRSSGNVRMESSTLDSSSRHKSRHKSMAPEEANAPELLDPGGPGMPSTHTLPSPHESYHYGLGYTSPFSSQQRPQRHSMYVRRERHRPHGVESGMAGLPPPGQAIPTRASSLQLLSPQLQHRTTLTGHSVNSSREDCTDDMTRSEQSPKDMSHPCAPIKDSTRDNTAAFHTQRSKNEVGMYHDPHGEDGVSSKENRMIFTESMPRRVGSFYRVPSPRPDNSSSFHDGVGQGRGPVVPGDPIAMANHSKRQTAFDWSAAEAMVMNPPEPAKEKEKQGFFRAIKKKKKKTQITDMEDGRNPSIKKSLFPLFSSKNSLKHNSAVKVLPVVASPMVQHQPTAPYPASPVPGNGQEHLSLQRSSKSSSHHGSRRKNRERSRDRDREREQSRDRDRDRERERERERERERERERERERGRERERVNDWPPEKPVDSHSQSQPLKSLRRLLHLSPSSSNQGQPPPPPPPDLRFQPPLPNPPQPSSKASYPESRGHAESRGHSGVSSSSQAKSRKASYPLPGQIESSWHVSALQRAEGAQFTPEQLGIKPGQNGPTFTRASRTRMPNLNDLKETAL, from the exons ATGGGGCTGAAGACTCTGAGCACCGGGCTAAAACCCAACCAG GAAACCAACGAGCTGGTGGCCATTAAGAAGTTCAAAGACAGTGAAG AAAATGAGGAGGTCAAGGAGACGACCCTTCGGGAGCTGAAGATGCTTCGGACACTGAAGCAGGACAACATCGTCGAGCTGAAGGAAGCCTTTCGGAGGAGGGGGAAACTCTACCTTGTGTTTGAATATGTTGAGAGG AATATGCTGGAGCTGTTAGAGGAACTGCCCACCGGTGCTCCACCTGATAAAGTCCGCAGCTACATCTACCAGCTCATCAAAGCCATCAATTGGTGTCACAAGAATGAGATCGTGCACAGAG ATATCAAGCCAGAGAACCTCCTCATCAGCTCGGAGGATGTTCTCAAACTCTGTGACTTTG GTTTTGCTCGTAACCTGTCTGAAGGAACAGATGCCAACTATACTGAGTATGTGGCCACAAGGTGGTACCGCTCGCCTGAGCTGCTGCTGgg GGCTCCGTACGGCAAGGCGGTGGACATGTGGTCGGTGGGGTGTATCCTCGGGGAGCTAAGTGACGGACAGCCCTTGTTTCCAGGGGAAAGTGAGATTGATCAG CTCTTCACCATTCAGAAGGTCCTGGGGCCACTTCCTGCTGAACAGATGAAGCTCTTCTACAACAACCCTCGCTTTCATGGAATCAGG tttcCTTCAGTTACTCATCCTCAGACTTTGGAGAGAAGATACCAAGGCATCTTAAGTGGTTTGATGTTGGATCTGATGAAG AACTTGCTGCTGCTAAACCCTACGGAGCGTTATCTGACGGAGCAGAGTTTGAACCATCCAGCCTTCCAGCCTCTGaggcaggtagagagagacaggcctTCTCCTGCCTCTCCCAACCCACCACGCTCCTCCAAGAGGAAAACACACCATCACGGAGAAAACACAGTTCCTACAAG GAGTCACAATAAAACCACGAGCCACCGTCGCTCAAACAGCAAAGAATGTTCAAGTCTCCCTCGCCATGGAGACCTCCATCACCTTGGCAACGAGAGTTTCCTCAATGGTAACAAACCAGCCCCGTCCAGTTTAAGTCCTACGCTCCACCCCAAGAGCCAATACATGTCCCAGACCCTGAATCGTTCCGTCTCATCGAGCAAAGACCTGGCTAATAACAACCTGCCACACCTCCTCAGTCCTAAAGAAGTAAAAGGCAAGACAGAGTTTGATTTCAGCTTAGGACCCTCGCCAAAGCTGTCAGACCAGGTTCACGGAGCAAAGTACGGCCACAGCAAGCCCAGTTCCTCCCgctctcagcagcagcagcaggctagCCGTCACACCTTCCTGGAAGGCAAGACCAACACGCTGCAGTCTGGAGGAGAGAAACAACATGGCCGACATTCCCATAGTATGGCCGACTCTGCCCATGGATCAATGTCCTCCTCTTCTAAAAGTTCAGCCTCTTATCTCAGCCTGTCCAAGAGCCACAGCGCACTGAGTGACGCCAAATCTGTAGGCAATCTCAGTGATGGCCGACTCCACCCAGATGACCCAAACTCCAACACGACAGCAGGGGTGGGACCTGGCGCCCGCTTCTTCCCCGCCAGCTGTTTAGACCTCAACACCCCTTCAGGTCCTCCAGGGCCGCCCGGAAGCCCCTCTACACGACATAGTGATCGCTCCGGGCATAGCCCTGCCTCTCGTAGCAGTGGCAACGTCCGCATGGAGAGCAGCACACTCGACTCCTCCTCCAGACACAAATCCAGACATAAATCTATGGCACCAG AGGAGGCCAATGCTCCGGAGCTCTTAGACCCAGGAGGACCAGGGATGCCCTCCACTCACACCCTGCCTTCCCCACATGAATCTTACCATTACGGCCTGGGTTATACATCTCCATTCTCCTCTCAGCAACGGCCTCAACGCCACTCCATGTACGTAAGAAGAGAGCGCCACAGACCTCATGGAGTTGAAAGTGGGATGGCGGGCCTGCCTCCACCGGGACAGGCAATACCAACACGTGCCAGCAGCCTGCAGCTCCTCTCCCCCCAACTCCAGCACCGGACCACCCTGACTGGGCACTCAGTCAACTCTTCAAGAGAGGACTGCACTGATGACATGACAAGG AGTGAGCAGTCCCCTAAAGACATGAGCCATCCTTGTGCCCCCATCAAAGACTCTACGAGGGACAACACTGCTGCTTTTCATACACAGCGCTCTAAAAATGAG GTCGGTATGTATCATGACCCCCACGGTGAGGATGGAGTGTCCTCCAAGGAGAACCGGATGATCTTCACTGAGTCCATGCCTCGAAGAGTTGGCAGCTTTTACAGAG TCCCTTCCCCCAGACCAGATAACTCCTCTTCTTTCCATGACGGTGTTGGGCAGGGTCGAGGGCCGGTCGTACCCGGTGACCCCATTGCCATGGCCAACCACTCCAAACGCCAGACCGCTTTTGACTG GTCTGCTGCAGAAGCAATGGTCATGAATCCTCCAGAGCCCgccaaagagaaggagaaacaaGGCTTCTTCAGagccattaaaaagaaaaagaagaagacacaaaTA ACAGATATGGAGGACGGGAGGAACCCCAGCATCAAGAAAAGCCTTTTCCCCCTCTTTAGCTCAAAGAATAGCTTAAAGCACAACTCAGCTGTCAAAGTCCTACCTGTAGTCGCCTCGCCTATGGTACAACACCAGCCTACTGCACCCTACCCTGCCTCACCA GTACCTGGTAACGGACAAGAACACCTGTCCCTGCAGAGGAGCTCCAAGTCGTCCTCTCACCATGGCAGCCGTCGGAAAAACCGTGAGCGATCCcgggacagagacagagagcgggAACAGAGCCGGGACAGAGAtcgagacagagagagagagagagaacgggagagagaaagagagagggaaagggagagagagagggaaagagggagggagagagaaagagtgaatgaCTGGCCGCCAGAGAAACCAGTGGACTCACACTCTCAG AGCCAACCACTCAAGTCACTTCGCAGGCTCCTTCACCTCTCCCCTTCTTCCTCAAACCAAGGacagccccctcctcctcctcctccagaccTGCGCTTccaaccccccctcccaaaCCCGCCTCAGCCCTCCTCCAAAGCGAGCTACCCTGAGAGCCGAGGGCACGCAGAGAGCAGGGGGCACTCCGGGGTGAGCAGTTCCTCCCAGGCCAAGAGCCGCAAGGCCAGCTACCCCCTCCCAGGGCAGATCGAGTCCAGCTGGCATGTGTCTGCTTTGCAGCGGGCGGAGGGCGCACAGTTCACCCCCGAGCAGCTGGGCATCAAACCTGGGCAGAACGGACCCACCTTTACCCGCGCCTCTCGCACCAGGATGCCAAACCTCAATGACCTGAAGGAGACCGCGCTGTAA